In one Massilia endophytica genomic region, the following are encoded:
- a CDS encoding SwmB domain-containing protein: MASAVIASTAKEIAFIDTSIADYQTLVDGLREGVEFVLIDSTHDGLAQIAAVLAWRTDIGAVHVFSHGEPGALQLGSALVSEASLHSYSSELALMRDTFAGKGELLLYGCDVAKGAAGQSFISALAAATAAKIAASTDLTGSAVLGGDWMLETQTAAIGTPIALSQTGIAAFSGLLAVTDVNFDGATTIDGGFGTEMTFGAWKFTSSPDSDMAIALYADRADLLNVDGGGNDRAVLLNYDQLAVQTFAMKSADGSNFKIESFKIGQTAASPATLTIAAYSGGQLIVAAESVNMGSSDSAGNISYSMSNNDGNGRAGTLTFNSAYGDIDEIRFSFSSASTLSIDDIDVSVAVPDTTAPVFSSAAVNGTSLVMTYTEASMLDAANAAAAGAFTVMAGGSSVTVNSVAVNAAANTVTLTLASAVTHGQAVTVAYTDPTGGDDTNAIQDVAGNDAATLGATAVTNNTPDTTAPAVTGNISVPADAVYAEGQTLSFTVTFDENVTVSGTDSSLALTIGSTARSASYFSKSGATVTYHYTVQAGDLDANGISVGALSLGTSTIQDAAGNNATLTLTGHIPTLTGILVDTAAPVFASAVVNGTSLVLTYTDDSQLDAGNGPIPGHFNVEADGATVTISSVSVNAAAKTVTLTLASAVAFGQAVTVAYADGSPSNDPTGIQDAAGNDAASLSTTAVTNNTPDITAPVFASATVNGASLVLAYNDASTLDAVNVPAAGDFAVTVGGSARAVNSVSVDAAAKTITLTLASAAGYAEAVTVAYTDPTAGNDTNAIQDAAGNDAASLGVTPVTNNTPDTTAPVFASAAVNGTSLVMTYTEATTLNGVNVAAAGAFTVMAGGSPVTVNSVSVNAAAKTVTLTLATAVGYAEAVTVAYTDPTGGNDANAIQDAAGNDAATLGATAVTNNTPDTTGPVFASAEVNGSTLVMTYTEATTLDAVNAPAAGAFTVMAGGSAVTVNSVSVNAAAKTVTLTLASAVANGQAVTVAYADPTGGNDANAIQDAAGNDAATLGATAVTNNTPDTTAPALASAAVNGTSLVLTYTDVNTLDAVNTAAAGDFTVMAGGSPVTVNSVTVNAGAKTVTLTLASAVNPGESVTVAYSDPTGGNDANATQDAAGNDAASFGATAVTNNTPDATAPVFASAAVDGATLVMTYTEATTLDGTNVPAAGAFTVMAGGSAVTVNSVAVDANAKTVTLTLASAVITGQAVTVAYNDPTGGDDSNAIQDIGGNDAATLGATAVTNNTVDTTAPVFASAAVNGTSLVMTYTEATTLDAGNAPAAGRFTVMAGGSAVTVNSVSVDAAAKTVTLTLASGVVAGQAVTVAYADPTGGNDANAIQDASGNDAVTLSATTVTNNTPDVAAPVFASAAVNGASLVMTYTDASQLDAGNPPAIGDFAVMAGGSPVSVSSVSVNAAAKTVTLTLASAVTPGQAVTVAYTDPTIGNDGNAIQDAAGNDAITLGATAVTNNTPDVTAPVFASAAVNGATLVLTYTEATTLDATNVPAAGAFTVMAGGSAVTVSSVSVNAAAKTVTLTLASAVAPAQAVTVAYADPTGGNDTNAIQDAAGNDAATLGATSVTNNTVDTTAPVFASAAVNGTLLVMTYTEASTLDGVNAPAAGAFTVTAGGSAVSVSSVSVNAAAKTVTLTLASGVTAGQAVTVAYADPTGGNDTNAIQDAAGNDAITLAATAATNNTPDVTAPVFASATVNGTTLVMTYTEAVSLDAVNGPAAARFAVTAAGSAVAVSNVVVDANAKTVTLTLATAVTNGQAVTVAYTDPTGGNDANAIQDAAGNDAVTLGATAVTNNTPVPSPSTPPTTSTVDGVAVQTGTVANSDGSVSTVVTIPVVTTGRVEEVGDNTVADIPLVKNSSGTSLLTVQVPVGVGLQASGPGQAKTAGSSLTDLIREIKAHTTSGSADQNSLTGGGTGFLGDLQSSTPLLVQTVVTAGNTPGSNALTISGQPTAAGETQVALVIDTRSQTSGVNIELQNVEFAAIIGTANVSGGSGSQKVWGDSASQTIFLGADDDVLHGGGGNDTVGSAGGNDRVYGDEGNDIVFGGEGDDYVDGGTGLDIARFSGRSDAYSLRMSNDKLVMTAKSGTDGVDTVVSVETLRFIGGQGMGTSENVLARLYEGLLHRSASAAEVAFWQDKEARGATMHDIAASIAGSTEAVAVNGASNLSFVTGLYQNVLGRAASSQEADFWLGKMAGGMDRATVALGFVNSTEKLAAAVNVDFNHSDVAVLVRMYNTMFGRAADEAGLNYWLAKHEQGMTMGAIADAFTTSSEAQALQQPGGDAAFINQLYLLGMHRAPTAAESLALQGLMQQGVFDRGQVLLNVAESAESITLVGTINTSIDLA, from the coding sequence ATGGCTTCCGCTGTTATTGCATCCACTGCCAAAGAAATCGCCTTTATCGATACTTCGATTGCCGACTACCAAACGCTGGTCGACGGGTTGAGGGAAGGCGTCGAATTTGTCCTGATCGACAGCACGCACGATGGTCTGGCGCAGATCGCCGCCGTGCTGGCTTGGCGCACCGACATCGGGGCTGTACACGTGTTCAGTCACGGTGAACCGGGCGCGCTCCAGCTGGGTTCGGCCTTGGTTAGCGAGGCGAGTCTGCATAGCTACAGTTCCGAGCTTGCGTTGATGCGAGACACGTTCGCCGGAAAAGGTGAGCTGCTGCTTTATGGCTGTGATGTTGCCAAGGGCGCAGCCGGCCAATCCTTCATTTCGGCACTGGCAGCGGCTACTGCAGCAAAGATCGCCGCCTCGACCGATCTGACTGGAAGCGCTGTCCTCGGAGGTGACTGGATGCTGGAAACGCAGACCGCTGCGATCGGCACGCCAATTGCGCTGTCGCAGACAGGGATTGCAGCGTTCAGCGGTCTACTTGCTGTCACTGATGTCAATTTCGATGGCGCTACCACCATCGATGGCGGGTTTGGCACGGAGATGACGTTCGGCGCGTGGAAGTTCACCTCGAGTCCCGATTCCGACATGGCCATTGCCCTCTACGCCGACAGGGCTGATTTGCTGAACGTAGATGGCGGGGGCAATGACCGCGCCGTGTTACTCAACTACGACCAACTCGCGGTGCAGACATTTGCGATGAAGTCGGCGGACGGCAGCAACTTCAAGATCGAATCCTTCAAGATCGGACAGACTGCCGCTTCCCCTGCTACTCTAACCATTGCCGCCTATTCCGGGGGGCAGCTGATCGTGGCGGCGGAGTCTGTGAATATGGGAAGTTCAGATTCCGCTGGAAACATCAGCTATAGCATGTCCAACAATGATGGCAATGGCCGCGCTGGGACGCTTACCTTCAATTCCGCATACGGCGATATCGATGAGATCCGCTTCTCGTTCTCGTCCGCTAGTACGTTATCAATAGACGATATCGACGTTAGCGTGGCCGTACCTGATACCACTGCCCCGGTATTTTCGTCTGCAGCGGTCAATGGTACGTCCCTGGTGATGACCTACACCGAGGCGAGCATGTTAGACGCGGCGAATGCGGCAGCCGCTGGTGCCTTTACGGTGATGGCAGGAGGCTCCTCCGTCACAGTCAACAGCGTAGCCGTGAACGCCGCCGCTAACACCGTCACCCTGACGCTCGCCAGCGCGGTGACGCACGGACAGGCAGTCACCGTGGCCTACACTGACCCGACCGGCGGCGACGACACGAACGCAATTCAGGACGTTGCAGGAAATGACGCGGCCACCCTCGGTGCGACGGCCGTCACCAACAATACGCCCGACACCACTGCGCCAGCAGTCACCGGCAATATCTCCGTTCCGGCTGATGCGGTCTATGCTGAAGGTCAGACCCTGAGCTTTACCGTCACCTTTGACGAGAACGTGACCGTTAGCGGCACCGATAGCAGTCTTGCGCTGACCATCGGAAGCACCGCGCGGAGCGCCAGCTACTTCTCAAAGTCCGGCGCCACGGTAACTTATCACTATACGGTGCAGGCAGGCGACCTGGATGCCAATGGCATCTCGGTAGGGGCTCTTTCACTTGGCACCAGTACGATCCAGGACGCGGCCGGCAACAATGCCACGCTGACGCTGACCGGCCATATTCCGACGCTGACTGGCATTCTGGTTGATACTGCGGCGCCGGTCTTTGCGTCGGCGGTAGTGAATGGCACCTCGCTGGTGCTGACGTACACCGATGACTCCCAGCTCGACGCTGGTAATGGCCCAATCCCAGGTCATTTCAATGTGGAGGCGGACGGTGCAACCGTCACAATCAGCAGCGTGTCCGTGAACGCCGCCGCCAAAACCGTCACACTGACGCTGGCGAGCGCTGTGGCCTTCGGGCAGGCCGTTACCGTAGCCTACGCTGACGGCTCCCCAAGCAATGATCCGACCGGCATCCAGGACGCTGCAGGCAACGACGCCGCATCGCTCAGCACCACTGCGGTCACCAATAACACGCCTGATATCACGGCGCCGGTCTTTGCGTCGGCGACCGTCAACGGTGCATCGCTGGTGTTGGCCTATAACGATGCCAGCACTCTGGACGCCGTGAATGTCCCTGCTGCAGGGGATTTTGCCGTGACGGTGGGCGGTTCTGCGCGCGCCGTCAACAGCGTATCTGTTGACGCCGCCGCCAAGACCATCACGCTGACGCTAGCAAGCGCCGCCGGGTACGCCGAGGCAGTTACTGTAGCCTACACTGACCCCACTGCAGGCAACGATACCAACGCGATCCAGGACGCTGCAGGCAATGACGCCGCGTCGCTTGGCGTCACGCCCGTCACCAACAATACGCCCGACACGACAGCGCCCGTTTTTGCCTCGGCAGCCGTCAACGGCACTTCGCTGGTGATGACCTACACCGAAGCTACAACGCTGAACGGGGTGAATGTCGCCGCCGCAGGCGCCTTCACGGTGATGGCAGGCGGTTCGCCTGTCACTGTCAACAGCGTGTCGGTGAACGCCGCTGCCAAGACGGTGACGCTGACGCTGGCCACCGCTGTAGGCTACGCCGAAGCAGTTACTGTCGCCTACACCGATCCGACCGGCGGCAACGACGCCAACGCTATCCAGGACGCGGCAGGCAACGATGCTGCTACGCTTGGCGCAACGGCAGTCACCAACAACACTCCAGACACTACGGGCCCGGTCTTTGCGTCCGCAGAAGTCAATGGCAGCACGCTAGTGATGACCTACACCGAAGCCACTACTCTCGATGCTGTGAATGCGCCCGCCGCTGGCGCCTTCACTGTCATGGCGGGTGGCTCGGCCGTTACCGTCAACAGCGTGTCGGTCAACGCTGCCGCCAAGACCGTCACGCTGACCTTGGCCAGCGCGGTTGCGAACGGCCAGGCCGTCACCGTCGCTTATGCCGACCCGACTGGCGGCAACGACGCGAATGCAATCCAGGATGCAGCAGGCAACGACGCTGCCACGCTGGGAGCCACCGCCGTCACCAACAACACGCCCGATACCACGGCTCCTGCGCTTGCTTCGGCAGCTGTCAACGGCACTTCGCTGGTGCTGACCTACACTGATGTCAACACGCTGGATGCAGTAAATACCGCGGCGGCTGGCGACTTCACCGTCATGGCAGGCGGCTCGCCGGTTACCGTCAACAGCGTAACGGTGAACGCTGGCGCCAAGACTGTCACGCTGACGCTGGCGAGCGCCGTGAATCCCGGCGAATCGGTCACCGTCGCCTACAGCGATCCGACCGGCGGCAACGACGCCAATGCGACCCAGGACGCAGCAGGCAATGATGCGGCCTCGTTTGGTGCAACGGCTGTTACCAACAACACCCCGGATGCCACGGCGCCAGTCTTCGCCTCTGCCGCCGTGGATGGCGCCACGCTGGTGATGACTTATACCGAAGCGACCACTCTGGATGGAACGAACGTTCCCGCAGCCGGAGCGTTCACCGTGATGGCGGGCGGCTCGGCCGTCACTGTCAACAGCGTGGCGGTGGACGCCAACGCCAAGACGGTGACGCTGACGCTGGCCAGCGCGGTGATCACCGGCCAGGCCGTCACGGTGGCCTACAACGACCCGACGGGCGGCGATGACTCGAACGCAATCCAGGATATCGGCGGCAACGACGCTGCCACGCTCGGCGCCACGGCAGTGACGAATAACACCGTGGATACGACGGCCCCTGTATTTGCCTCCGCCGCCGTCAACGGCACCTCGCTGGTCATGACCTATACCGAAGCCACGACCCTGGACGCAGGCAATGCGCCCGCGGCTGGCCGCTTCACGGTCATGGCGGGGGGCTCGGCGGTCACCGTGAACAGCGTTTCGGTGGATGCGGCGGCCAAGACCGTTACGCTGACGCTGGCGAGCGGCGTCGTTGCCGGACAGGCTGTTACCGTTGCCTATGCCGACCCGACGGGTGGCAACGATGCGAACGCGATCCAGGATGCATCGGGCAACGACGCGGTTACCCTGAGCGCGACCACCGTCACCAATAACACGCCGGACGTTGCTGCCCCGGTCTTCGCTTCTGCCGCCGTCAACGGCGCCTCGCTGGTGATGACCTACACCGATGCGTCCCAGCTCGATGCGGGGAATCCGCCAGCCATTGGCGACTTTGCCGTGATGGCGGGCGGTTCGCCGGTTAGCGTCAGCAGTGTTTCTGTAAACGCGGCCGCCAAGACCGTTACGCTGACCCTGGCGAGCGCGGTGACGCCTGGCCAGGCCGTGACCGTGGCCTACACCGACCCTACCATCGGCAACGATGGGAATGCCATTCAAGATGCGGCGGGTAACGACGCCATCACGCTCGGCGCAACGGCCGTCACCAACAATACGCCTGATGTCACAGCGCCGGTCTTCGCTTCCGCAGCCGTTAATGGCGCCACGCTGGTGCTGACTTATACCGAAGCGACGACGCTGGATGCGACGAACGTTCCAGCAGCTGGAGCATTTACCGTCATGGCGGGTGGTTCGGCCGTTACCGTCAGCAGCGTATCGGTGAACGCCGCTGCGAAGACCGTCACGCTGACGCTGGCGAGCGCGGTAGCTCCTGCCCAGGCCGTCACGGTGGCCTACGCCGATCCAACCGGCGGCAACGACACCAACGCGATCCAGGATGCCGCGGGCAATGATGCCGCCACGCTCGGTGCGACTTCTGTCACCAACAACACGGTGGACACGACGGCTCCGGTATTCGCTTCTGCAGCCGTCAACGGTACCTTGCTGGTGATGACCTACACCGAAGCCAGCACGCTGGATGGAGTAAATGCTCCCGCAGCGGGCGCGTTTACCGTGACGGCAGGCGGGTCGGCCGTCAGTGTCAGCAGCGTGTCGGTCAACGCCGCCGCCAAGACGGTTACGCTGACGCTGGCCAGCGGAGTCACCGCGGGCCAGGCTGTCACTGTGGCCTACGCTGACCCGACCGGCGGCAACGACACGAACGCGATCCAGGATGCGGCAGGCAACGACGCCATCACCCTCGCGGCGACTGCCGCCACCAACAACACTCCGGATGTCACCGCGCCGGTCTTTGCTTCGGCCACCGTCAACGGCACCACCCTCGTGATGACGTACACGGAAGCGGTGTCGCTGGATGCTGTCAATGGCCCGGCGGCCGCGCGCTTTGCCGTGACCGCAGCCGGTTCTGCAGTTGCCGTCAGCAACGTCGTCGTCGATGCCAATGCGAAGACCGTCACGCTGACGCTTGCAACCGCTGTTACCAATGGCCAGGCGGTCACGGTTGCGTACACCGATCCGACCGGTGGCAACGACGCCAACGCGATCCAGGACGCGGCAGGCAACGACGCCGTGACGCTCGGCGCCACGGCTGTCACCAACAACACTCCCGTGCCCAGCCCTTCGACACCGCCAACCACCAGCACGGTGGACGGTGTGGCCGTGCAGACCGGCACTGTGGCCAACAGCGATGGTTCCGTATCGACGGTGGTGACGATTCCGGTCGTGACGACCGGGCGCGTTGAGGAAGTGGGCGACAACACCGTTGCCGATATCCCGCTGGTGAAGAACTCCAGCGGCACCTCGCTCCTGACGGTTCAGGTGCCCGTGGGCGTGGGCCTGCAGGCCAGCGGTCCTGGCCAGGCGAAGACCGCGGGCAGTTCGTTGACGGACCTGATCCGCGAGATCAAGGCCCACACCACCAGCGGTTCGGCGGACCAGAATTCGCTCACCGGCGGCGGCACTGGCTTCCTGGGCGACCTGCAAAGCAGCACGCCGCTGCTGGTGCAGACCGTCGTCACCGCGGGCAATACGCCAGGCAGCAATGCCTTGACCATCAGCGGCCAGCCAACGGCTGCGGGCGAAACCCAGGTCGCGCTGGTAATCGATACGCGCTCGCAGACGAGCGGTGTCAATATCGAATTGCAGAACGTGGAGTTCGCGGCCATCATCGGCACGGCGAATGTCAGCGGCGGTTCCGGCTCCCAGAAGGTGTGGGGCGATAGCGCCAGCCAGACGATCTTCCTCGGTGCGGATGACGACGTGCTGCACGGCGGCGGCGGCAACGACACCGTGGGCAGCGCAGGCGGCAACGACCGCGTCTATGGCGACGAGGGCAACGACATTGTGTTCGGCGGCGAAGGGGACGACTATGTGGACGGCGGCACGGGCCTGGACATTGCCCGCTTCAGTGGCCGCAGCGACGCTTATTCCCTGCGCATGTCGAACGACAAGCTGGTGATGACGGCGAAATCCGGTACCGACGGCGTCGACACGGTGGTGTCGGTGGAAACGCTGCGCTTCATCGGCGGGCAGGGCATGGGCACCAGCGAGAACGTACTGGCGCGCCTCTACGAGGGCCTGCTGCATCGCTCGGCCTCCGCGGCGGAAGTGGCCTTCTGGCAGGACAAGGAAGCGCGCGGCGCCACCATGCACGATATCGCTGCCTCCATCGCCGGTTCGACGGAAGCGGTGGCAGTGAATGGCGCCAGCAATCTGTCCTTCGTCACCGGCCTGTATCAGAACGTTCTGGGCCGCGCCGCGTCGAGCCAGGAGGCAGACTTCTGGCTTGGCAAGATGGCTGGCGGCATGGACCGCGCGACCGTGGCGCTGGGCTTCGTCAATTCGACGGAGAAGCTGGCCGCCGCGGTGAACGTGGACTTCAACCACAGCGACGTGGCCGTACTGGTGCGCATGTATAACACCATGTTCGGCCGCGCTGCCGACGAGGCAGGCCTGAACTACTGGCTGGCCAAGCACGAGCAGGGCATGACGATGGGCGCAATTGCGGACGCGTTCACCACTTCCTCGGAAGCGCAGGCCCTGCAGCAGCCGGGCGGCGATGCGGCGTTTATCAACCAGCTCTACCTGCTGGGCATGCACCGCGCGCCGACGGCGGCGGAATCGCTGGCCCTGCAAGGCCTGATGCAGCAGGGCGTGTTCGACCGTGGACAGGTGCTGCTCAATGTGGCGGAATCGGCTGAAAGCATCACGCTGGTGGGCACCATCAACACCAGCATCGACCTCGCGTAA